GCGAGCGCAACGGTATCGAGATACTTTTGACGACCCTCCCGACACGTACGCCCGTGCTGTCGGTCGAACTCCACGTCCACTCGTCGCTGTCGTACGACGGTCGCGACCCCGTCGACCTCATCCTCGAACAGGCCGCCGCCGTCGGCCTCGACGCCGTCGCGATCACCGATCACGACGAGATCGACGCCAGCCTCGAGGCCGTCGACCGCGCTCCGGAGTACGACCTCGTCGCCATCCCGGGGATGGAGATTTCGAGCAAGGCGGGCCACGTCCTCGGACTGGGCGTCGAGGAGGCGGTGCCGCCGGGGTTGTCCTACCGCGAGACGCTCGATCGGATCCGCGAGCAGGGCGGGCTGGCGGTCGTCCCGCACCCGTTCCAGGAGTCGCGCCACGGCGTGATGGCCCGCGTGACGCGCGAGGACCTCGCGGCGGCCGACGCGATCGAGGTCTACAACTCGCGGCTGCTCACCGGCCGGGCGAACCGGCAGGCCGAGCGGTTCGCCCGCGCGCGGAACCTGCCGATGACGGCGGGCAGCGACGCTCACATCAGCGAGATGGTCGGGCAGGCCGTGACCCGCGTCGGCGCGAGCGACCCCGACGTCGACGCCATCCTCGACGCGATCGCCGCCGGCGAGACCACCGTCGAGGGCAAGCGGACGCCGTGGCACATCAGCTTCCGGCAGGCCGCCGGCGGCGCGAAACGCCGCGTGAAGAGCCGCGTCGCGGAGCTGTTCGAATGACCGTCCGCGGCGCCGACCCCGCGACGGTCCGCGCGGCCCTCGACGCCGGCGACCCCCTCCCGGGGACCGCGGGCTTCGCGGGCGACCTCGACGGCCGCCTCGTCCGGGACGTCCTCGGGCGCGTCCCGCTGTACGTCGAGCGCGGGGCCGCCGACCCGGCCAGCGAGGGGGCGTGGGCGTTCCGGCCGACCGACCTCGACGATCCCGCGCTCGTGCCGGGCGGCTCGGTCGTCGACGCCGCGGGGACGCACTCGGTCTGGGAACTCCCCGACCCCGACCCGGACGGCGACCGGGAGCGGGCGCTCGGTCGGGTCGAACGCGCGATCCTCGGGGCCGTCGAACGGGAACGCGAGCGCGCCGACGACCGCGACGTCGCGGTCGCGTTCTCCGGCGGCGTCGACTCGGCGCTGCTCGCCGCCCTGCTGGACGCGCCGGCGTACGTCGTCGGCTTTCCCGACAGCGGGGACGTCGAGGCCGCCCGGGAGAGCGCCGCGGCGATGGGGATCGACCTCTCGGTCGTCGAACTCGACCACGACGACGTCGAGCGCGCCGTCCCGACGGTCGCGCGGGCGATCGGACGGACGAACGCCATGGACGTGGGGATTGCGCTCCCGCTGTACCTCGTCGCAGAGCGGGTCGCCGCCGACGGCTTCGACGCGCTGGCGGTCGGCCAGGGCGCCGACGAACTGTTCGGCGGCTACGAGAAGGTCGTCCACCTCGACCACCGGGTCGAGGCGGAGACGGTCCGCGGCGCCGTCAGGGAGACGATCCTGACGCTCCCCGACCAGCTTCCCCGGGACGTCCTCGCGGTCGAGGCCGCGGGCGTCGACCCGGTCGCGCCCCTCGTCGACGACGGCGTCGTCGACGCGGCGCTGCGCCTGCCGGCGAGTCTGCTGGCCGACGAGTCGGAGCGAAAGAAGGCGCTGCGCGCTGTCGCGTCCGACTACCTGCCGTCGTCGGTCGCGCGACGGCCGAAGAAGGCGGTCCAGTACGGCAGCCTCGTCGCGCGGGAACTCGACCGGCTCGCACGCCGGGCGGGGTACAAGCGCCGGATGGACGACCACGTCACCCGGTACGTCGAGTCGCTGCTAGAGGGCTGAGCCTCAGTCCTCGGTCTCGGTCGGGATGCTCTCGTCGACCTCCTCTTCCTCGTCGTCGGGGACTTCCACGTTCTCGGAGACGATCCGGTGGTTGACCGCGGCGATGCGGTCGGCGGTTTCCTCGACGAGGTCCGTCATGGCCTCCCGAACCGGGCTCTCGTCGTCCTTGACGACCACGCCGTCGCTGCCGTCGGCGCCGAAGTCCGGGTGGACCGGGATCCGCCGCAGCAGCGAGACGTCGTAGTTGTCGACGATGGTGTCCGCCCCCTCGCGGCCGAACACGTCGTGTTCGTCGCCGCAGCTGGGGCAGACGAACGAACTCATGTTCTCGACGATGCCGAGGACGGGCGTGTCGTGCTTCTGGAACATCCGCAGCCCCTTGCGGGTGTCGTCGAGCGCCATGTCCTGGGGCGTCGTGACGATCACCGCGCCGGTGACCGGCATCGACTGCAGGAGGTTCAGCGTCGCGTCGCCGGTCCCCGGCGGCAGGTCGACGATGAGGTAGTCGAGCCGCCCCCACTCGACGCCCTCCAGGAACTTCATCATGAACTTGTTGACCATGGGCCCGCGAAGGATGGCGGGGTCGTCCTCGTTCTCCAGCATGAACCCCATGCTCATGACGCGGACGCCGTCCGAGCGCGGCGGGACGATTTCCTCGTTGGGCGTCACGCCCGGTTCGCCCTCGACCGGCAGCAGCCGCGGGACGTTCGGGCCGTGGATGTCGGCGTCGAGGATGCCGACCATGGCACCCCGGGCCTCGAGGCCGGCCGCGAGGTTGGCCGCGACGGTGGTCTTGCCGACGCCGCCCTTGCCGGAGGCGACGGCGATCACGTTGCGCACCCGCGGGAGGACGTCGACGTCGATGCCGTGTTCCTCGCCGATCTGTGCGCGCAGGTCCGGCTCGAAGCCGGCCTCCGAGACGGCGTCGCGGATCCGGTTGCCGAGTTCCATCTCTGCCGGGGCGTACGGCGCGTTGAACGCCAGCGAGATGGTCGCGGTGTCGCCGTCTACCGAGACGTCGTTGACGAGGCCCAGCGAGACGATGTCCTCGCCGAGCAGCGGGTCCTCGATCTCTGCGAGCGTCTGCCGGAGTTCGCGTTCAGTGGTACTCATAGGCGGTCTTCTAGCTGAAGAAGGGAGCCGACTCTGATACGTGTGATGGTTCGGGCTCGCGCCCGTCGGACGGCTGAGGAAGGTGATCGCGGTCGTTACGGGCCGGGTGCGCCGATCGGTTCGGGCAACCCGCCGTAGAAGACGACCCCGATGATCATCGTCAGGATCAGCATCCCGACCCACATCGACGTCGTCAGCCCGACGAGGTAGGTGACCCCGAGCAGTCCGGACTTCGTGTCGCGGGGTTTGCCGGTGAACCACGCGATCAACATGATGTAGATCGGCACCAGGACGACCGCGAAGATGATCCAGGTACCCTCGTTGGCGAAGCCCGTGAAGCCGTCGGTGCCGTCGTAGCCGTGGTAGAGCAGCTTCGACGGCGCGGTCGCGAGCAGTCCGGTCAGGCTCATGCTTTCACCTCCGTCTCGGCGGGTTCACCGCCGTGTTCGTGCTCGCCGCGCATGTGTTCGACCGCGTGGAGTTCGACGACCGGAACCATCTTCGACAGGCTGAGGAACAGCAACACCACCATGCCGATCGTTCCGGCCAGCGACAGCCACTCGATCGCACTCGGGAAGTACGCCCCGGGCGTGGCCGCGTAGATGTCGAAGTGCGGGTCCATGAACCCTTCCACGACGAACAGCAGCTTCTCGAGGAAGGTCGCGGTGAGGACGACGACGCCGGCGAGGATGGCGCGGGCCCGGCTGAACAGCGCGGGACGGATGCCCTGCAGGAAGATGAACGTGAGCGTCCCGAGCACCATCAGCATCGAGAGGATGTAGATCGGGTGTCCGAGCTTGTGCTCGGTGGCCCGGGCCGAATC
The Salinilacihabitans rarus DNA segment above includes these coding regions:
- a CDS encoding PHP domain-containing protein, with the protein product MLSVELHVHSSLSYDGRDPVDLILEQAAAVGLDAVAITDHDEIDASLEAVDRAPEYDLVAIPGMEISSKAGHVLGLGVEEAVPPGLSYRETLDRIREQGGLAVVPHPFQESRHGVMARVTREDLAAADAIEVYNSRLLTGRANRQAERFARARNLPMTAGSDAHISEMVGQAVTRVGASDPDVDAILDAIAAGETTVEGKRTPWHISFRQAAGGAKRRVKSRVAELFE
- a CDS encoding asparagine synthase C-terminal domain-containing protein yields the protein MTVRGADPATVRAALDAGDPLPGTAGFAGDLDGRLVRDVLGRVPLYVERGAADPASEGAWAFRPTDLDDPALVPGGSVVDAAGTHSVWELPDPDPDGDRERALGRVERAILGAVERERERADDRDVAVAFSGGVDSALLAALLDAPAYVVGFPDSGDVEAARESAAAMGIDLSVVELDHDDVERAVPTVARAIGRTNAMDVGIALPLYLVAERVAADGFDALAVGQGADELFGGYEKVVHLDHRVEAETVRGAVRETILTLPDQLPRDVLAVEAAGVDPVAPLVDDGVVDAALRLPASLLADESERKKALRAVASDYLPSSVARRPKKAVQYGSLVARELDRLARRAGYKRRMDDHVTRYVESLLEG
- a CDS encoding Mrp/NBP35 family ATP-binding protein, whose translation is MSTTERELRQTLAEIEDPLLGEDIVSLGLVNDVSVDGDTATISLAFNAPYAPAEMELGNRIRDAVSEAGFEPDLRAQIGEEHGIDVDVLPRVRNVIAVASGKGGVGKTTVAANLAAGLEARGAMVGILDADIHGPNVPRLLPVEGEPGVTPNEEIVPPRSDGVRVMSMGFMLENEDDPAILRGPMVNKFMMKFLEGVEWGRLDYLIVDLPPGTGDATLNLLQSMPVTGAVIVTTPQDMALDDTRKGLRMFQKHDTPVLGIVENMSSFVCPSCGDEHDVFGREGADTIVDNYDVSLLRRIPVHPDFGADGSDGVVVKDDESPVREAMTDLVEETADRIAAVNHRIVSENVEVPDDEEEEVDESIPTETED